In one window of Balnearium lithotrophicum DNA:
- the rnpA gene encoding ribonuclease P protein component: MEEKIRFTLRKEERLKKVKDFKRVFDHGRSLGGSTVAFYFCSNNLGFPRAGFIASKKVSKRAVDRNRAKRLMREVFRLNKHKLKPFDIIFIARKGILGKKYSDVERDFLRLAEKAGILKEQT; encoded by the coding sequence GTGGAAGAGAAGATAAGGTTTACACTAAGAAAGGAAGAGCGTTTAAAGAAGGTAAAGGATTTTAAGAGAGTGTTTGACCACGGAAGGAGCCTCGGTGGTTCTACCGTGGCCTTTTATTTTTGTAGTAATAACTTAGGATTTCCAAGAGCTGGTTTCATAGCCTCCAAAAAAGTTTCAAAGAGAGCTGTTGATAGAAATAGGGCAAAACGACTAATGAGGGAAGTTTTTAGACTCAACAAACACAAGCTTAAACCCTTTGACATCATTTTTATTGCAAGAAAGGGGATTTTGGGAAAGAAGTATTCAGATGTTGAAAGGGATTTTTTGAGACTTGCTGAAAAGGCAGGAATTTTAAAGGAGCAGACTTGA
- the rpmH gene encoding 50S ribosomal protein L34, translated as MSTKRTYQPSRLHGKRVHGFRARMKSKTGREILRRRRKKGRWKLTISDEWKRR; from the coding sequence TTGTCAACAAAGAGGACCTATCAGCCAAGCAGGCTTCATGGTAAGAGAGTTCACGGTTTTAGGGCACGTATGAAGTCAAAAACGGGACGTGAGATTTTGAGAAGGCGTAGAAAGAAAGGACGCTGGAAACTTACGATAAGTGACGAGTGGAAGAGAAGATAA